A genomic stretch from Gemmatimonadaceae bacterium includes:
- a CDS encoding cupredoxin family copper-binding protein, with protein MRIRHRVHAIRLVSRHAPVLAALMLVVPAPSNAQSLLDRPPNLSADWTGAPGTLYFHFIHRFSTGSAPERKVSNVPTFLLAAGLPMRFLAGVNYSTNSALAPRFPNEWELFARWAPLSEDYGAPLDLAGQIGYNNAGEGVDGEVSVARRVGPARLIAVARALSDPFESGNVRYAFGGGGTVRLGTYVALAGDVASLTSRDSTERVAWSAGLHLAIPLSPHTFSLQVTNTLVSTLQGASRGIEGRRYGFEFTIPLTLRRYFGRREEQSAGDSASAAATADSAAAVAALNTDTTTVAVRPTPAPAPASNVPTSVPPTAPAPAPIPGDTTPAPSPHRDTSRVTVPRANTGATTPPTSPATPRRTTTPRPSAPASPPRSTPARRAASTVRTGIRNLNYLQSRQEIAVGTTVEWKNNDPLPHTVTAVDKSFNSGLIQPGKTYTHTFTKAGTYNFFCTPHPFMKGLIVVKAQ; from the coding sequence ATGCGCATCCGTCATCGCGTTCACGCTATTCGACTAGTCAGCAGGCATGCACCAGTCCTTGCCGCTCTGATGCTCGTCGTTCCAGCGCCATCGAACGCCCAGTCGCTGCTCGATCGTCCACCGAATCTCTCGGCCGATTGGACGGGTGCTCCGGGCACACTGTACTTCCATTTCATCCATCGGTTCTCGACGGGCAGCGCGCCTGAGCGGAAAGTCTCGAACGTGCCGACGTTCCTCCTCGCCGCCGGGCTGCCGATGAGATTTCTAGCCGGTGTCAACTACTCCACCAACTCCGCGCTCGCGCCGCGCTTTCCGAATGAATGGGAGCTTTTCGCGCGCTGGGCTCCTCTCTCTGAGGACTATGGGGCGCCGCTCGACCTCGCCGGTCAGATCGGATACAACAATGCCGGCGAAGGTGTGGACGGTGAGGTCTCGGTTGCGCGTCGCGTCGGTCCCGCGCGTCTCATCGCTGTGGCGCGGGCTCTCTCGGATCCATTCGAGTCCGGCAACGTCCGCTACGCGTTCGGGGGCGGTGGAACGGTTCGGCTCGGAACGTACGTCGCGCTCGCCGGCGACGTTGCATCGCTGACCAGTCGCGATTCGACCGAGCGTGTTGCCTGGAGCGCAGGCCTGCACCTGGCGATTCCGCTTTCGCCTCACACGTTCTCGCTGCAGGTGACGAACACGCTCGTGTCGACTCTGCAGGGTGCGTCGCGGGGGATCGAGGGCAGGCGTTACGGATTCGAGTTTACGATTCCCCTCACGCTGCGCCGGTATTTCGGCCGTCGTGAAGAACAGTCGGCTGGCGATTCAGCGTCGGCTGCAGCGACGGCGGATTCGGCTGCGGCTGTCGCGGCGTTGAACACCGACACCACGACCGTCGCCGTGAGGCCGACTCCAGCGCCCGCACCGGCGAGTAATGTGCCAACCAGCGTGCCTCCGACCGCGCCCGCTCCGGCACCGATACCGGGCGACACGACGCCGGCGCCGAGCCCGCACCGCGACACATCGCGGGTGACGGTGCCGCGTGCAAACACAGGAGCGACGACTCCGCCGACTTCGCCCGCAACCCCGCGTCGAACGACTACGCCTCGTCCCTCGGCGCCCGCGTCGCCGCCAAGGTCAACGCCCGCGCGTCGCGCCGCGAGTACCGTTCGCACTGGCATCAGGAACCTCAACTATCTCCAGTCGCGGCAGGAGATCGCTGTGGGGACTACGGTCGAGTGGAAGAACAATGATCCTCTGCCTCACACTGTCACTGCCGTGGACAAGAGCTTCAACTCGGGGCTCATCCAGCCCGGAAAGACTTACACCCACACATTCACGAAGGCTGGCACTTACAACTTCTTCTGCACGCCGCACCCGTTCATGAAAGGGCTGATTGTAGTGAAGGCTCAGTGA